In Quercus robur chromosome 10, dhQueRobu3.1, whole genome shotgun sequence, a genomic segment contains:
- the LOC126702797 gene encoding uncharacterized protein LOC126702797, translating into MASLSAQADYAAFEERRKRTVYLDNLSPQVTEPVVRNALNQFGNVKSVQFIPNYIEPRNIPQCALVEMENTRQAEAVLSEIKQFHFMISGMPRPVRARHAEVGMFGDKPNMPGRTIRCHWLDESNPNFKIAQKTKALIWKNAAESAFLQKQILQEEEKLARQQDETLKANYKKFELIDSITLNDKTGPADKLAKHYNLKIAHD; encoded by the exons ATGGCATCCTTGTCAGCCCAAGCTGATTATGCTGCATTTGAAGAGAGGAGGAAACGGACAGTCTATCTTGATAACCTCTCACCACAAGTCACTGAACCTGTGGTGAGAAATGCTCTCAATCAATTTGGGAATGTTAAGAGCGTGCAATTTATTCCAAACTACATCGAACCAAGGAACATCCCGCAATGCGCATTGGTGGAGATGGAAAACACAAGGCAAGCTGAAGCTGTTTTGTCTGAGatcaaacaatttcattttatgatatctgggatgccaaggccggtGAGGGCACGTCATGCAGAAGTGGGGATGTTTGGTGATAAACCTAATATGCCTGGTAGAACGATACGGTGCCATTGGTTGGATGAGAGCAATCCTAATTTCAAAATTGCACAGAAAACAAAGGCTCTTATCTGGAAAAATGCTGCTGAATCTGCATTCTTACAGAAG CAAATACTGCAAGAAGAAGAGAAACTTGCAAGGCAGCAGGATGAAACTCTGAAAGCAAATTACAAGAAGTTCGAGTTGATAGACAGCATCACTTTGAATGATAAAACTGGTCCTGCAGACAAGTTAGCGAAGCATTATAACCTGAAGATTGCACATGATTGA
- the LOC126702417 gene encoding tetrapyrrole-binding protein, chloroplastic — translation MATNSLQSFHHHNHTFLKRHISDTSPPLIFLKPHTTTTTTNTSLSHTFSNSFTTFSLSPTTSFTPSTSQAISFDLLQQHLSTKNFKQADEETRRLLIVLAGEAAQKRGYVFFSEAQFIPEPDLKTIDELWRQHSNNKFGYSVQKRIYEKADRDFTKFFVKVGWMKKLDTEVEQYNYRAFPTEFIWELNDDTPEGHLPLTNALRGTQLLNSILTHPAFETMEEEDKEQEGKVFEESSSNNGGLKGLRDASKPLSNGVFKPDYSF, via the coding sequence ATGGCCACCAATTCTCTCCAATCCttccaccaccacaaccacactTTCCTCAAACGCCATATCTCAGACACCAGTCCTCCTCTTATCTTCCTTAAAccccacaccaccaccaccaccacaaatacttctctctctcacactttCTCTAATTCCTTCACCACCTTTTCTCTATCCCCCACCACTTCCTTCACACCCTCCACTTCTCAAGCCATCTCCTTTGACCTCCTCCAACAACACCTCTCCACCAAAAACTTCAAACAAGCTGACGAAGAAACCAGGCGTCTCCTCATTGTCCTGGCTGGTGAGGCTGCACAAAAGCGTGGCTATGTGTTCTTCTCTGAGGCCCAATTCATCCCAGAACCAGACCTTAAAACCATTGATGAACTTTGGAGACAACACAGCAACAACAAGTTTGGATACAGTGTTCAGAAGAGAATCTATGAGAAAGCTGACAGAGACTTCACCAAGTTCTTCGTCAAGGTTGGGTGGATGAAAAAGCTTGACACTGAGGTTGAGCAATATAACTACAGGGCTTTTCCTACGGAGTTCATTTGGGAGCTCAATGATGATACCCCAGAAGGTCATTTGCCATTAACTAATGCTTTGAGAGGAACACAATTGCTTAACAGCATTCTAACTCATCCGGCTTTTGAGACCatggaagaagaagataaagaacaAGAAGGTAAGGTTTTTGAAGAAAGTAGTAGCAATAATGGGGGATTGAAGGGGTTAAGGGATGCCTCAAAACCTTTGAGCAACGGGGTTTTCAAACCAGACTACAGCTTTTGA